From one Methanocella sp. genomic stretch:
- a CDS encoding aconitase X catalytic domain-containing protein, which yields MHLTKEEEAIFNGERGPTLQKMMEILVALGDIYGADSLIPVKSAQIAGVSYKTIGDAGLEWISDLKGNAVVPAALNPMGMDRDAWQGMGIDRHFAEKQEHIIKAYERLGIKAECTCTPYYLERPKFGDHLAWSESSAVCFANSVLGARTNREGGPSALAAALIGKTANYGLHIRENRYPTVTIKVKEPVHGAEYGALGYLVGPQVGDGIPIFTLKSTPSEDELKHLGAALASSGAVALFHVLDVTPEQYILPHDRIDVDSRELDEGWQTPTRYFLPQNRIDVDVSAVKELMRKHEEPDIIALGCPHASKEELEEILRTLKGRHVKKEVWVCTGRSLGEKNQALIDELRSHGIRVLYDTCMVVSPAANHFKKMMVNSGKALKYTPSMCGVDTIIASTEECIEEACR from the coding sequence ATGCACCTGACGAAAGAGGAAGAGGCCATCTTTAACGGCGAGCGGGGGCCGACCCTGCAAAAGATGATGGAGATACTGGTAGCGCTCGGCGATATCTACGGCGCCGACAGTCTCATACCGGTGAAGAGCGCCCAGATCGCGGGCGTCTCCTATAAGACCATCGGCGATGCCGGCCTGGAATGGATCAGCGACCTGAAGGGAAACGCCGTAGTGCCAGCAGCCTTGAATCCCATGGGCATGGACCGGGACGCCTGGCAGGGCATGGGCATCGACCGGCATTTCGCCGAGAAGCAGGAGCATATCATTAAAGCCTATGAGAGGCTCGGCATAAAGGCCGAGTGCACCTGCACTCCATATTATTTAGAGCGCCCGAAGTTCGGCGATCATCTTGCGTGGTCGGAATCGTCGGCCGTATGCTTTGCCAACTCCGTCCTCGGCGCCCGGACTAACCGGGAGGGCGGGCCTTCGGCGCTGGCCGCTGCGCTCATCGGCAAGACGGCGAATTACGGCCTGCATATCCGGGAGAACCGCTATCCTACGGTCACCATAAAAGTAAAAGAGCCCGTCCACGGTGCCGAGTACGGCGCCCTGGGCTACTTAGTAGGCCCTCAGGTGGGCGACGGCATACCGATCTTTACGCTAAAGAGCACTCCATCGGAGGATGAGCTCAAGCACCTGGGAGCCGCGCTGGCGTCGTCCGGGGCGGTGGCGCTGTTCCACGTGCTGGACGTGACGCCGGAACAATATATTTTACCGCATGACCGCATTGATGTCGACAGCCGGGAGCTCGACGAGGGCTGGCAGACCCCGACGCGGTATTTCCTGCCTCAAAACAGGATAGACGTGGACGTCAGCGCCGTTAAGGAGCTGATGAGGAAGCACGAGGAGCCCGACATAATAGCGCTCGGATGCCCTCACGCCTCGAAGGAAGAGCTTGAGGAGATACTCAGGACGCTGAAGGGCCGCCACGTTAAAAAAGAAGTATGGGTCTGTACCGGGCGCTCGCTGGGCGAGAAAAACCAGGCGCTCATCGACGAGCTGCGGAGCCACGGCATCCGGGTCCTGTACGACACGTGCATGGTCGTTTCGCCTGCCGCCAACCATTTTAAAAAGATGATGGTCAACTCCGGCAAGGCGCTGAAGTATACGCCGTCCATGTGCGGCGTGGACACGATCATCGCGAGCACAGAGGAATGCATCGAGGAGGCCTGCCGGTGA
- the thsA gene encoding thermosome subunit alpha, with protein sequence MAQEAAQGPIYIMKEGSQSTTGRDAQYNNIMAAMAVAGSVVSTLGPKGMDKMLVDSTGDIVVTNDGVTILRKMDIEHPAAKMIVEVAKTQDAQVGDGTTTAVVLAGELLKQAGILLERNVHPAAIIKGYGMAAKKALELIDDMAIKVSEKDVEMLRKIAGTSFTGKDSENAREFLSDMVVKAVARMMEKDSKGNYEVDTKNFVLVKKAGGEVADSKIVEGVVIDKGIVSFQMPRKLKNAKVLAMEYGFDARDTKLDAEYKVKSNVGFQAFRDEEDRQVREQVERVAKLGVTAVFTTQAINDLAQNYMAKYGIIGLRRLKRSDVDRVAKASGGQVITNLDDISQIDIGTVGQIEEIDVGDDKMTVLTGCKDNNVISFILRAPTTHIVDEYERGIDDALHAVETSIKDGKIVPGGAAVETELSLRLRQYAATVQGKEQLSIQAFADALEIIPKALAMNAGLNAIDSMIELKTKHGGKGGRNFGLNVYTGKSVDMVKAGVVEPLRIKTQAVESAVEAVQMILRIDDVLAATQVKPPAGPQGGPGGYGM encoded by the coding sequence ATGGCACAAGAAGCTGCACAAGGACCTATTTATATAATGAAAGAGGGCAGCCAGTCAACCACCGGCCGCGATGCGCAATACAACAACATCATGGCAGCAATGGCGGTGGCCGGCTCAGTCGTCTCGACTCTCGGCCCGAAGGGCATGGACAAGATGCTCGTCGACTCGACGGGCGATATCGTTGTTACCAATGACGGCGTGACCATTTTAAGAAAAATGGATATCGAGCACCCGGCGGCGAAGATGATCGTCGAGGTCGCAAAGACCCAGGACGCCCAGGTCGGCGATGGCACGACGACCGCCGTCGTCCTTGCCGGCGAGCTGCTTAAGCAGGCCGGCATTCTGCTGGAAAGGAACGTGCACCCCGCCGCCATCATTAAAGGCTACGGCATGGCCGCGAAAAAGGCGCTGGAGCTGATCGATGACATGGCGATCAAAGTGTCGGAAAAGGATGTGGAGATGCTCAGGAAGATCGCAGGGACATCCTTCACGGGCAAGGACAGCGAGAACGCCCGTGAATTCTTATCCGACATGGTCGTAAAAGCGGTCGCGCGCATGATGGAGAAGGACTCGAAAGGTAATTACGAGGTCGATACGAAGAACTTCGTGCTGGTAAAGAAGGCCGGCGGCGAGGTGGCCGACTCGAAGATCGTCGAGGGCGTCGTCATCGATAAGGGCATCGTGAGCTTCCAGATGCCCCGGAAGCTAAAGAACGCGAAAGTGCTGGCCATGGAATATGGCTTCGACGCCCGGGACACGAAGTTGGACGCCGAATATAAGGTCAAGTCGAACGTGGGCTTCCAGGCCTTTCGCGACGAGGAGGACCGCCAGGTCCGCGAGCAGGTGGAGAGAGTAGCGAAGCTCGGTGTCACGGCCGTCTTCACGACCCAGGCCATCAACGACCTCGCCCAGAACTACATGGCGAAATACGGCATCATCGGCCTCCGCCGGCTCAAGAGGTCGGATGTCGACCGGGTCGCCAAGGCGTCCGGCGGCCAGGTCATCACGAATCTCGATGACATATCCCAGATTGATATAGGCACCGTGGGCCAGATCGAGGAGATTGACGTCGGCGACGACAAGATGACCGTGCTTACAGGGTGCAAGGACAATAATGTCATTTCATTTATCCTGAGGGCTCCGACCACCCACATCGTGGACGAGTATGAGCGGGGCATCGACGACGCGCTCCACGCCGTCGAGACCTCCATAAAGGACGGCAAAATCGTCCCCGGAGGCGCGGCCGTCGAGACCGAGCTGAGCCTGCGGCTCAGGCAGTACGCGGCCACGGTGCAGGGTAAGGAGCAGCTATCCATCCAGGCGTTCGCCGACGCGCTGGAGATCATACCGAAGGCGCTCGCCATGAACGCCGGCCTGAACGCCATCGACTCCATGATCGAGCTCAAGACGAAGCACGGCGGCAAGGGCGGTAGGAACTTCGGGCTGAACGTCTATACCGGCAAGTCCGTGGACATGGTCAAGGCGGGCGTCGTCGAGCCTCTCCGCATCAAGACCCAGGCCGTCGAGAGCGCCGTGGAAGCCGTCCAGATGATACTGCGGATCGACGACGTGCTCGCCGCCACGCAGGTCAAGCCCCCGGCCGGCCCCCAGGGTGGCCCCGGCGGCTACGGGATGTAA